Part of the Sulfobacillus acidophilus DSM 10332 genome, AAAATCGCTCAGCCATAATGGTCGGCCCATTCCTGATACGTGGGATGAAGCCGCGGTTCATACCCGTTCGCCTGGATCACGCCCGCTTTCGGATTATCCGGTACGATGAGGCGGGGGACTCCGCCAAAATAAAAGAGATAGCCGGGAACTGCGCCACCAGGCTCCTCAATGGTTAACGTCTTGCCTGCATAATCCACAAAGCAGCGATCGCCCGGAATATCGTGTTGTCGCATCGCGACCGTGACAGTCGCGGCAAAGCACCGATAACGGGCGCAAAATAGTATATAGCCGAGTCCCTCGGGATATTCCGTACGGTATTCTAACCACAGTTGTTGGAGAGTGACGCCGGGACGCCGTAATTCCTGATGAATGGTGGGCCAATCGAGTTCCGTATATTGTCGGGGACGTCCCCGACGACCCGGGTAAATCCATTGGGCCAACTCATGATCCCGCAAGCCGTCCGGCAGGGGCCACGAATGACCGCTCGCGGTAAATCGCTGCACGACCTGGGCGACGGTGGTATGGTGAATGCCTAACGACCGGCCAATTTCGCGATACGATAACGCCAAGTCAAAGTGTAACCGTAAGATGTCGCGTACGAGCACGAAGGGCAACCTCCCGGTTTTCATGCGAGCCCTCCCGAATGCGAGGTATCGAGGGCAGACGCCCTCGATACCTCATTCGACAGCGCCGTGGCGAAATCATGGCGGTCGTGGAGATTTAGTGAAATTCATGGTGGGACATTAGTGAAATGGATGGTGGGGTATTTCCGAAATCTTCAACGTTATATTAAATAGGACCTCGATCCAGTCCGTATACCACTCGTCCCTTGGCTGATCGCCAGTGCGGTGGTAAATCGAACACGGTACCCGGCCTCCAAGGCGGCACGCCCCAAAGCCAATCCGAGAGGGGTTTTGCCGTTATGTAGAGCTCTACATAACGGCAATTCACACCTGGCGATGCTCCTTTCGTGGTATGGAGTCCAAACCGATACCGCGGTCATTGGACAGCACGGTCTACATAGGAACGGTGCAGAAAAAAGACGGTGTCATGACCGCTTCAAAGGTTACTTCGAAAAGCGCGCTTGTAGTATACCATTCACCTAAACAACAGTACTTTAGCTTCTTCAAGCTTCCACATGGGCAGGGACTGTTTCGTCCGGGGTTGCCGGACACACCGAACACCAGTTTGGCCGGAGTGAGAACCTTCAGAGATTGCAATGGACTACACAATTCCTGTCGAATTCGCTTTAGCACAGGATATTGATAAGCGACATTGGCAATCTTAGCCACTGCCATCCGGTTAGCCGGATTACCGACTAGGGAGACGCTCTTGACCGAACATTCCTCAATGATCGTATACGCCATTTCGCCGGCGTAGAGATGGCCTTTGATGTGAGTGCAATCGAGAGAACGAACATCCTGGTTACAAATACTACATTTTGCCACAATCACTTCATATTCGGGGCTCATAAATACATTGTAGCCGAAGGCAGCATCAAGATATCGCAATTGCTTCTGTAGCCAACCGATGCGGGAGTCATTGGCGCCAGTCAACCGGTCAAGATTGTCAATCCTCACGCGACCCGATTGCAGGCTTGCCCAAACCTCGTCCGATGAGTCTTCGATTAGGTTTTGCCAACAGCGGGCATAGTTGCGCCATGTTTCAATATATTGATTTGCAATCCAACAAGCGTTTGCCTGAGCATTTAGGCCTTCTTTCTCCGCCAGTTTCTTTCTTTGACCGGCTAAACCAGACGCCCTGCGTAGTGCCTTAAGGGTATCCTCAATCCGCCAAATCTTCAGGGCATCAAGCGCCGAATATAGTTCGGATGCTATATCATCGGTGAGTGTCAGTTCATGATTCATTAGGGCTTCTTCTTAACTCCCGTACAAATCCTTCAAGCCCAGAGGCAGGTCCATCGAATTCAGCCGTGATCAATGCAGTGTCGTCCTCTATGGCAAACTTCGCGTGCACAATGGTTTCCTCCAAATGGCGTTTTCCTAAGCGTTGCAAAAGGTATTCGGAAAGCATATGTGAAAAAATGTCCAACCCCAGGGTTTTGCCGAGCATAAGTAGAGGAAGCCAAACCTCGTGGGCATGCAACGCGCGCATTGACCCATCAATTTGGACTACGCGTACATCCGGATATTCTTGTTGTACCCACTTCCTAAAGTCCACCGCATCCTGGGTAAACCACAACTCATCTGCATCATCCCGTGTAGGAAGGATCGTTATATCGCCCGGATTTTCGGGTAGCGGCTGTCCGTATTCTTTGACAAAATCGTTGAGGTCGACTCGCCTTGTTGATCCCGGCATATCCTCACTCTTTCAACTTAACTTTCTATGCCATAATTTTATAACTTATCCCGAACGGCGCCAACATTTGGCGGTTGTAAGCGATTCCCAGTTTTGGAATCCTTTATCCTGAGCGGATTTTAGGGATCCCATAAGAGAAGCAGCGGGTGATAGGGCTGAACGACATCCGGGGGTGGCCGTTCATCGGTCCAGACATAGCGCCCGACTTTCCAACAGGCATGCGTTCGTTGGCGGACCGTATTGGCTTGATACCCTCGGGCGATCATGTTTGCGTGCTATCTTCGGCAAACTCCGTAATCGGGAAGCCGTGAAATCTTTAGTAGTACCTCAAAGTTTTCTCTGAGAGGATAATGTCTCGTCAAGTGTGGAAATTCAGCCTCCTAGGATTGGTTATGATTGGTGCTATGTCGGCCATGCCGCTTCCGCCTCCGGTCACTCCGGCGGATCCTGATGCCGGAGTTTGTCCATTGATGCCTGACTAAAAGTAGCGCAGCACTAGTAGTCTATCCATTCTAAAATTACGTGCGCATCCTCGATGTTTTTCGAAAACCACGGCCAACGAAACGGGACCCTGATTGAGCTAATCAATATTAACCAGAATCCGGTCAGCCAAATCATCCGTGGAGTTCGCGCTGATGCCGTTAAGCAGGTGTTTTGCAGCTTATAGAAAACAATGCAATAAGGTTGAGTCACGATACAGATTTCGGGCACCGCGCTCATCGCAGCGGACCGTGCATTTCAACATGTGGCCTGTCTTTCCTGAGAGTCGGGCAAGCCCGCAGGCGACCCTGCGACCATAATTAGCTTAACGGCTTTGATCGAAAAAAGCCCCGGGCATTTAGAGAGGCTTGTCCGTTGGTTGGTCCAATCCGCTCGTCATCCGAGTCTCCGCGGAACCGAGATCCCCCGGCAGAGGGGCCGTTGACGCCGACGCGACTGCCCCCTCTAGCGCCTCCGCTACCAGCGGGGGGTGGGCGGGCTCGCCGGCCTGGCCGCTCTGGGCCGACGGAGATGGGGGGATTGCGGCGAGGTGATCACGACGGTGCCGATCCCACCACATCCCGAGGGCACCAGCCAGAAGGCCCACCAGCATCGACACGAGCACCACGACAACCAAGGGCACATGGGGCAATGCCCAGAACAGAATATGGATTTGCACGGGATGGCGATTTTGTAAGGCGACCACGACCACCAGAATTAATCCGGCCAACCCGGCCATCATGCGCTGTAACCGCCGGGGCATATTTGGAGCACCTGCTTTCCATGGACGTCTTTCGTCAGGAGCTTCGACACGATTTCCGTATTTTCCTGCTCAACGGTGCCCAGACGGAGGCGATTGGTTGGGGCTGCTTGCATTCCAAAACGTTGCTCGCTAAGGTAAAAGCAGGAAGGGAGTGCGCTGTGATGTGAATGAGGGAGATTGGCGGACATCCTTGCACGGGAGCGCGTCCCGGCGACGGGTGCAATTTGTCGTGTTGGGGGGATTGGTCGCGTATGTGGCGTTTGCTTTCGTCGTAGGAGGGAGCACGACGGGGGGATCCCTGGGTCCGCAACATGCCGCAATTATCCGTACGGTCGTTATTGAATTGGTGTTAAGTACGGTTCTGTTGGCGGGGTTGCATTATGTCTTGGTTTATCGCTGGGCGACCCCGCTTGAAGTGCAAGCCCACACCGATGAGTTGACCGGATGGCTCCGGCCCGGGACACTCTGGGAGCAAGCCGAGGCTCTATGGCAGCGCGCGCTGAACGCGCGCCATCCGTTGGCGTTTGTGATGATCGATTTGGACGATTTTAAGCACCTCAATGATACATATGGCCATGCGACGGGCGATCGGGTGTTGCAGGCCCTAGGACAGGCATTGCGTCAATCCGTGCGCAGCCGGGATCGGGTGGGGCGCATGGGCGGCGAAGAATTTGCGTGGGTGATGCCAGAGACGACCGGCGAGCAGGCCCGCGAAGCCGTCGACCGCTTTCTGCAGCTGTGTGCCTCTCTGCCTGTGACAGATGCCGTGCACGGGATCCGTTTTTCTGCGGGGGTAGCGGCGATGACCGGGCAGGAAGTCGAGCCCCCCACGGTATGGGAGCTGG contains:
- a CDS encoding hypothetical protein (PFAM: Protein of unknown function (DUF1049)~KEGG: lch:Lcho_0966 hypothetical protein~SPTR: Putative uncharacterized protein), with the protein product MPRRLQRMMAGLAGLILVVVVALQNRHPVQIHILFWALPHVPLVVVVLVSMLVGLLAGALGMWWDRHRRDHLAAIPPSPSAQSGQAGEPAHPPLVAEALEGAVASASTAPLPGDLGSAETRMTSGLDQPTDKPL
- a CDS encoding diguanylate cyclase (PFAM: GGDEF domain~TIGRFAM: diguanylate cyclase (GGDEF) domain~COGs: COG3706 Response regulator containing a CheY-like receiver domain and a GGDEF domain~InterPro IPR000160~KEGG: pfs:PFLU2764 putative GGDEF domain signaling protein~PFAM: Diguanylate cyclase, predicted~SMART: Diguanylate cyclase, predicted~SPTR: Diguanylate cyclase;~TIGRFAM: Diguanylate cyclase, predicted), with protein sequence MRCDVNEGDWRTSLHGSASRRRVQFVVLGGLVAYVAFAFVVGGSTTGGSLGPQHAAIIRTVVIELVLSTVLLAGLHYVLVYRWATPLEVQAHTDELTGWLRPGTLWEQAEALWQRALNARHPLAFVMIDLDDFKHLNDTYGHATGDRVLQALGQALRQSVRSRDRVGRMGGEEFAWVMPETTGEQAREAVDRFLQLCASLPVTDAVHGIRFSAGVAAMTGQEVEPPTVWELARRTDRALYQAKAAGKHQVVLERPAKTVALSDAAALRD
- a CDS encoding SEC-C motif domain protein (PFAM: SEC-C motif~InterPro IPR004027~KEGG: cno:NT01CX_2182 SecC motif-containing protein~PFAM: SEC-C motif~SPTR: SEC-C motif domain protein) yields the protein MNHELTLTDDIASELYSALDALKIWRIEDTLKALRRASGLAGQRKKLAEKEGLNAQANACWIANQYIETWRNYARCWQNLIEDSSDEVWASLQSGRVRIDNLDRLTGANDSRIGWLQKQLRYLDAAFGYNVFMSPEYEVIVAKCSICNQDVRSLDCTHIKGHLYAGEMAYTIIEECSVKSVSLVGNPANRMAVAKIANVAYQYPVLKRIRQELCSPLQSLKVLTPAKLVFGVSGNPGRNSPCPCGSLKKLKYCCLGEWYTTSALFEVTFEAVMTPSFFCTVPM